From a region of the Armatimonadota bacterium genome:
- a CDS encoding ABC transporter ATP-binding protein, with translation MPDVLQLHRLSKHFGGLAAVNDVSFTVGEGEILGLIGPNGAGKTTLFNVVNGYLPPSSGRVRYAGRDVTGTPPHQMAALGVGRTFQIVRPFPRLTVLENVLVGAFLRHPQRRTAERKAWEALQFVGLAQVALRPAASLTLAGRKRVELARALALQPQLLLLDEVAAGLNPTETDRVMDLIRQLRDRGLTILVVEHVMRVIMGISHRVVVLNYGQKIAEGPPQEVARNPQVIEAYLGEAGDAAG, from the coding sequence GTGCCAGACGTCCTGCAGCTGCACCGGCTGAGTAAGCACTTCGGCGGCCTCGCCGCCGTCAACGACGTCTCCTTCACCGTGGGCGAAGGGGAGATCCTGGGGCTGATCGGGCCCAACGGCGCGGGCAAGACCACCCTCTTCAACGTGGTCAACGGATACCTGCCGCCCAGCAGCGGCCGCGTGCGCTATGCCGGCCGCGACGTGACCGGAACTCCGCCCCACCAGATGGCGGCCCTGGGGGTGGGACGCACTTTCCAGATCGTGCGTCCCTTCCCCCGCCTTACCGTGCTGGAGAACGTGCTGGTGGGTGCGTTCCTGCGTCACCCGCAGCGGCGGACGGCTGAGAGGAAGGCCTGGGAGGCGCTGCAGTTCGTGGGCCTGGCCCAGGTGGCGCTGCGGCCGGCGGCCTCGCTGACCCTGGCCGGCCGCAAGCGCGTGGAGCTGGCCCGGGCGCTGGCGCTGCAGCCGCAGCTCCTCCTGCTGGACGAGGTGGCGGCGGGGTTGAACCCGACGGAGACGGACCGGGTGATGGACCTGATCCGGCAGCTCCGTGACCGCGGCCTCACCATCCTGGTGGTGGAGCACGTGATGCGGGTGATCATGGGCATCAGCCACCGGGTGGTGGTGCTGAACTACGGGCAGAAGATCGCCGAGGGGCCACCGCAGGAGGTGGCCCGCAACCCGCAGGTGATCGAAGCCTACCTGGGAGAGGCGGGAGATGCTGCAGGTTGA
- a CDS encoding FAD binding domain-containing protein — translation MMRLPPFTYLAPRRLEEAVRLLADHGPEAVPVAGGTDLYPNMKRRQIEPKVLVGLRGLPELQGISGDARAGLRVGAGVVLQRFLDHPVVARHYPALARAAGFISNPQIRHMGTVGGNLLIDTRCNYYSMPYWWRRSINFCLKKDGDVCWVAPGGGRCWAISSSDLAPVLIALQARVRLVGAAGERTVPVHDLYRDDGIAYLAKAADEILVDILLPPPDDLRVTYWKLRRRGAIDFPILGVAAAVGLETDGTCRQARLVLGAVASRPVRSEAAERVLLGQRLTPEVIQAAAEAAWKPSKPLDNADLTLGYRKAMVRVYVRRALRELAGLPPEAGLSQTAGEVSA, via the coding sequence ATGATGCGGCTACCGCCCTTCACCTACCTGGCGCCGCGCCGGCTGGAGGAGGCCGTTCGCCTGCTGGCCGACCACGGCCCCGAGGCGGTACCGGTCGCCGGCGGGACCGACCTGTACCCCAACATGAAACGCCGCCAGATCGAGCCGAAGGTGCTGGTGGGCCTGCGGGGGTTGCCGGAACTGCAGGGGATCTCGGGGGATGCGCGAGCGGGCCTGCGGGTCGGCGCCGGGGTCGTGCTGCAGCGGTTCCTGGACCATCCGGTGGTGGCCCGGCACTACCCGGCGCTGGCGCGTGCCGCAGGGTTCATCTCCAACCCGCAGATCCGCCACATGGGCACCGTCGGGGGCAACCTGCTCATTGACACGCGGTGCAACTACTACAGCATGCCCTACTGGTGGAGGCGCTCCATCAACTTCTGTCTGAAAAAGGACGGCGACGTCTGCTGGGTGGCTCCGGGTGGGGGGCGCTGCTGGGCCATCTCCTCGTCGGACCTGGCGCCCGTGCTGATCGCGCTTCAGGCCCGGGTCCGGCTGGTGGGAGCGGCGGGCGAGCGCACGGTGCCGGTGCACGATCTCTATAGAGACGACGGCATCGCGTACCTGGCCAAGGCCGCTGACGAGATCCTGGTGGACATCCTGCTGCCGCCCCCGGACGACCTTCGCGTCACCTACTGGAAGCTGCGGCGCCGCGGCGCCATCGACTTTCCCATCCTGGGCGTGGCCGCCGCCGTGGGGCTGGAGACGGATGGGACCTGCCGCCAGGCCCGGCTGGTGCTGGGTGCGGTGGCGTCGCGACCGGTCCGCAGCGAGGCCGCCGAACGGGTGCTGCTGGGCCAGCGCCTCACACCGGAGGTGATCCAGGCTGCGGCGGAGGCCGCCTGGAAGCCCTCAAAACCCCTGGACAACGCCGACCTGACTCTGGGCTACCGCAAGGCGATGGTGCGGGTCTACGTACGCCGCGCCCTGCGGGAACTGGCCGGGCTGCCGCCTGAAGCGGGGTTGAGCCAGACTGCCGGGGAGGTCTCGGCGTAG
- the feoB gene encoding ferrous iron transport protein B has translation MSAVACHQLAPYDQRAGTTVALAGNPNVGKSTIFNRLTGLEVLTTNYPGATVEVNAATVRLDGQVVTLVDLPGLYCLTCTSGDQCAARQALLEWPPDAVVAIVDATNLMRNLYLVLQLIDLGFPVVVALNLADVAERAGIRIDVQQLRELLGVPVIPTVAVRGWGLREVLAEALRAAGQAPAVRHRYSPLLEREVARLASSLDGHIPLSRRGTALLLLEGALQPENLPGLAPQARAPLAERTASAAARLEAASGEPASVAVARERHALAERLAARVTVSPGEFRGRAAWRAAIRPATGVPLLLAVLAVVFTTLFWGGGALAALVDGLWGRLASPPIRALVLALFGGGVVGRTLLWGLDAGLNAVLSVGIPYVLTFYILLGVLEDTGYLNAAAVLLDRLMRGLGLSGRAALPLVAGAGCNVPAIIGLRGLRTERERLIAGTLITMIPCSARTAVIFGAVAYYLGWPWALALYGIVTAVVLTAGWGLNRLIPGRIPDLLAEVFPFRLPTARTVLRKTWVRVRDFVFVAVPIVLWGSVALGALYETGLIRLAAWPLAPLVEGWLGLPTVAGLTLLFAVLRKELALQLLVALAVMEYGRGAQNLRSFMTADQIFTYALVNTIYIPCIATISVLVRALGRRRAALISLGTVTLAVLIGGVAARFLRMV, from the coding sequence ATGAGTGCCGTGGCCTGCCACCAGCTGGCGCCCTACGACCAGCGAGCGGGTACCACCGTTGCCCTCGCCGGCAACCCCAACGTGGGGAAGTCCACGATCTTCAACCGGCTCACCGGGCTGGAGGTGCTCACCACCAACTACCCCGGGGCCACCGTTGAGGTGAACGCGGCCACCGTCCGGCTGGATGGGCAAGTGGTGACGCTGGTGGACCTGCCGGGACTCTACTGCCTGACGTGCACTTCGGGCGACCAGTGCGCCGCCCGGCAGGCCCTGCTGGAGTGGCCGCCCGACGCGGTGGTGGCCATCGTCGACGCCACGAACCTGATGCGCAACCTCTACCTGGTCCTGCAGCTGATCGACCTGGGCTTCCCTGTAGTCGTGGCCCTCAACCTGGCGGATGTCGCGGAGCGCGCGGGTATCCGTATCGACGTCCAGCAGTTGCGCGAGCTCCTGGGTGTCCCGGTGATCCCGACGGTGGCTGTACGGGGGTGGGGGCTGCGTGAGGTCCTGGCCGAGGCCCTGCGGGCGGCCGGCCAGGCGCCTGCGGTCCGGCACCGCTACAGCCCCCTCCTGGAGCGGGAAGTGGCGCGGCTGGCCTCCTCCCTGGACGGCCACATTCCCCTGTCCAGGCGGGGGACAGCGCTTCTGCTCCTGGAAGGTGCGCTGCAGCCGGAAAATCTCCCGGGGCTGGCGCCGCAGGCACGGGCGCCCCTGGCGGAGCGCACCGCCTCCGCTGCCGCCCGCCTGGAGGCGGCAAGCGGGGAGCCGGCATCGGTCGCGGTGGCTCGCGAGCGTCACGCGCTTGCGGAGCGCCTCGCAGCCAGGGTGACGGTCTCGCCGGGGGAGTTCCGCGGTCGGGCCGCCTGGCGCGCTGCCATCCGGCCGGCCACAGGGGTCCCCCTGCTGCTGGCCGTCCTGGCTGTGGTCTTCACCACCCTCTTTTGGGGTGGCGGTGCGCTGGCCGCGCTGGTGGACGGGTTGTGGGGCCGGCTTGCCTCACCGCCCATCCGGGCGCTGGTGCTGGCCCTCTTCGGCGGGGGCGTGGTAGGGCGCACGCTGCTGTGGGGTCTGGACGCAGGGCTGAACGCCGTGCTCTCGGTGGGCATCCCCTACGTGCTCACGTTCTACATCCTCCTGGGCGTCCTCGAGGACACGGGGTACCTCAATGCGGCCGCCGTACTGCTCGACCGCCTGATGCGTGGCCTGGGGCTGTCGGGACGGGCGGCGCTGCCACTGGTGGCCGGAGCAGGGTGCAACGTCCCGGCGATCATCGGGCTGCGCGGGCTGCGCACCGAACGGGAGCGCCTGATCGCCGGGACCCTGATCACCATGATCCCCTGCAGCGCCCGCACCGCCGTCATCTTTGGGGCGGTGGCTTACTACCTGGGGTGGCCGTGGGCCCTGGCGCTCTACGGCATCGTCACCGCTGTGGTGCTGACGGCGGGCTGGGGGCTGAATCGCCTCATCCCGGGGAGGATCCCGGACCTGCTGGCCGAGGTCTTCCCCTTCCGCCTGCCCACAGCGCGCACCGTTCTGCGGAAGACGTGGGTCCGGGTGCGGGACTTCGTCTTCGTGGCGGTGCCCATCGTGCTCTGGGGAAGTGTGGCTCTGGGCGCCCTTTACGAGACCGGCCTGATCCGCCTGGCCGCCTGGCCCCTGGCCCCGTTGGTGGAAGGCTGGCTGGGCCTGCCCACGGTGGCGGGACTGACGCTGCTGTTCGCCGTGCTGCGCAAGGAGCTGGCGCTGCAGCTGCTGGTGGCGCTGGCCGTCATGGAGTATGGGCGGGGGGCTCAGAACCTGAGAAGCTTCATGACCGCGGACCAGATTTTCACCTATGCCCTGGTGAACACCATCTACATCCCCTGCATCGCCACCATCTCCGTGCTGGTCCGCGCTCTCGGCCGCCGCCGGGCCGCGTTGATTTCCCTGGGCACGGTGACCCTGGCGGTGCTGATTGGGGGCGTCGCCGCGCGCTTCCTCAGAATGGTGTAG
- a CDS encoding FeoA domain-containing protein: MEHVAAAARTRPLAGLGAGSCGTIVRIPLDDPGMAAELAALRLLPGEPVGVIEVVPLGGPVVVQTAGGVYALGRRLAARIEVCDNP, translated from the coding sequence ATGGAGCACGTTGCTGCCGCGGCGCGGACGCGCCCCCTGGCCGGCCTTGGCGCAGGGAGCTGCGGGACCATCGTGCGCATACCTCTGGACGACCCGGGTATGGCGGCGGAGCTGGCCGCCTTGCGCCTCCTTCCGGGTGAGCCGGTCGGGGTGATCGAGGTGGTTCCCCTGGGGGGACCGGTCGTAGTGCAGACCGCGGGCGGGGTCTACGCCCTGGGTCGGCGACTGGCCGCGCGCATCGAGGTGTGCGACAACCCATGA
- a CDS encoding MaoC/PaaZ C-terminal domain-containing protein: MSFTTAGRTVTEADLVAFSGITGDFNPLHSDAEFARRTIFGQRVAHGTLTLSLAVGLRQRTALFEGTMIAFLEIRHWKFLRPVFIGDTVRAVTEITGLQPGRHPDRGVMVQTVRVLNQRDEVVAEGEFVNLVRRRTPVPPG, from the coding sequence ATGTCCTTCACCACGGCCGGCCGGACCGTCACAGAGGCAGACCTGGTCGCCTTTTCCGGTATCACCGGCGATTTCAACCCGCTGCACAGCGACGCCGAGTTTGCCAGGAGAACGATCTTCGGCCAGCGGGTTGCGCACGGGACCCTGACCCTGTCGCTGGCGGTGGGCCTGCGGCAGCGCACCGCGCTCTTCGAGGGGACGATGATAGCATTTCTGGAGATCCGGCACTGGAAGTTCCTGCGGCCGGTCTTCATCGGGGACACCGTCCGCGCCGTGACCGAGATCACCGGCCTGCAGCCGGGCCGACACCCCGACCGCGGGGTCATGGTCCAAACGGTACGGGTGCTGAACCAGCGGGACGAAGTCGTGGCCGAGGGGGAGTTCGTGAACCTGGTCCGGCGGCGCACCCCCGTGCCGCCGGGCTAG
- a CDS encoding branched-chain amino acid ABC transporter permease, which yields MERAGRMLLAVAAVVAAFALYPQLFPTRLNLGVAIVLFAAMATAWDVLGGWGGQLSLGHAALLGIGGYTMALLSLRLGVAPWWGMLAGVALATLFAAGWGWLVFRLRGPYFALSTIAVAEMLRLVAINWKRVTGGAEGLFIKTLPQPFGLNLFDRTVEFYLGLGLLGLTLLVAWWLSWSRFGYYLQAIREDQDSAQAMGVNPTRYKILAFMISAAFTAAGGALFALYVSFFEPHIIFDIGVSVELALIAYIGGAGTVFGPTIGAVLLLAAGDLFRNYFQQANLLIYGILIILIVRFAPEGVAGGWTFLVRRWPRARRPAAAPAE from the coding sequence ATGGAACGCGCCGGGCGCATGCTGCTGGCTGTGGCGGCGGTCGTCGCCGCCTTCGCCCTCTACCCGCAGCTCTTCCCCACCCGGCTGAACCTGGGCGTAGCCATCGTCCTCTTCGCCGCCATGGCCACGGCCTGGGATGTGCTGGGCGGGTGGGGCGGGCAGCTATCCCTGGGGCACGCCGCACTCCTGGGGATCGGCGGCTACACCATGGCGCTGCTGTCGCTGCGCCTGGGCGTGGCTCCGTGGTGGGGGATGTTGGCGGGTGTGGCTCTGGCCACGCTCTTCGCCGCGGGGTGGGGGTGGTTGGTCTTCCGCCTGCGCGGTCCCTACTTCGCCCTCTCCACCATCGCCGTGGCGGAAATGCTGCGCCTGGTGGCGATCAACTGGAAGCGCGTCACCGGCGGGGCCGAGGGGTTGTTCATCAAGACCCTGCCCCAGCCTTTTGGCCTGAACCTGTTTGACCGCACGGTGGAGTTCTACCTGGGGCTGGGGCTGCTGGGACTCACCCTGCTGGTGGCCTGGTGGCTCTCCTGGAGCCGTTTCGGCTACTACCTGCAGGCCATCCGCGAGGACCAGGACTCGGCACAGGCCATGGGCGTCAACCCCACCCGCTACAAGATTCTGGCGTTCATGATCAGCGCCGCCTTCACCGCCGCCGGTGGGGCGCTCTTTGCCCTCTACGTCTCCTTCTTCGAGCCGCACATCATCTTCGACATCGGCGTGAGCGTGGAGCTGGCCCTGATCGCTTACATCGGCGGGGCGGGGACGGTCTTCGGCCCCACCATCGGCGCGGTGCTGCTGCTGGCGGCGGGAGACCTCTTTCGCAACTACTTCCAGCAAGCGAACCTGTTGATCTACGGTATCCTGATCATCCTGATCGTGCGCTTTGCCCCCGAAGGGGTCGCGGGCGGGTGGACCTTCCTCGTCCGGAGGTGGCCGCGTGCCAGACGTCCTGCAGCTGCACCGGCTGAGTAA
- a CDS encoding molybdopterin-dependent oxidoreductase, with amino-acid sequence MAHDFSVIGRMLPRVDGLAKATGQTRYADDLDLPRMLYGRLLRSTCAHARIVRLDTSRARALAGVHAVITGRDLPVKFGILPVSQDEHALALDKVRFVGDPVAAVAAVDEETAERALELIDVEYEPLEAIMTIDQALARDHVRIHDYGDGPANVHKMVALEFGDVEYGFRQAEYVREDVVFYQGSTHLPMEQHAAVASYEADGKLTVWTSTQTPHYVHRALAKVLEYPAGRIRVIATPVGGGFGGKSDPFAHEIVAAKLSMLTGRPVKITCTREEVFYLHRGRHPELLWVRTGFTRDGRITAMHFKAFLDGGAYGSYGVATLYYAGALQTTTYRIPAYRFEGLRVFTNKPPCGPKRGHGTPQARFALEVHLDRAAADLGLDPVELRRRNLVEPYSMTVNHLRITSCGLRECIDRVVEASGYLERRGRLGPGRGLGFAVSAYLCGAALPIYWNEMPQSEVQIKIDRGGGVTVYSMAIDIGQGSDTVLASAVAEVLGLDPAEVALVTADTDLTPIDLGAYSSRVTFMAGNAAVEAARQMRGRIFQAVAEKLEVPVELLAARGGRIFNMEKPELGLEWVEAVRVAEARWGLLLTSGSYRPPRLAGPYKGSGVGPSPAYSYTACVAEVTCDAETGWVTVDRVWLAHDIGRAINPLLVEGQIEGSVYMALGEALMEEQVFRRGVHKFPSMLEYKSPTTLEAPEIHSFLVESVDPEGPFGAKEVGQGPLLPVVPAVVNAVADALGVRIDEVPLTPDKVRAALADRERGGPGRVGPRGVPAVRFKDPIRVQPP; translated from the coding sequence CGCGGTCATCACCGGGCGGGACCTTCCGGTCAAGTTTGGCATCCTGCCCGTCAGCCAGGACGAGCACGCTCTGGCCCTGGACAAAGTGCGCTTCGTGGGGGATCCGGTGGCCGCCGTGGCCGCGGTGGATGAGGAGACCGCCGAGCGGGCCCTGGAGCTCATCGACGTGGAGTACGAGCCGCTTGAGGCCATCATGACCATCGACCAGGCCCTGGCGCGCGACCACGTGCGGATCCACGACTACGGCGACGGACCGGCCAACGTCCACAAGATGGTGGCCCTGGAGTTCGGCGACGTGGAGTATGGCTTCCGCCAGGCCGAGTACGTGCGCGAAGACGTCGTGTTCTACCAGGGCAGTACGCACCTGCCCATGGAGCAGCACGCCGCGGTGGCATCCTACGAGGCCGACGGGAAGCTCACCGTCTGGACGTCGACGCAGACACCGCACTACGTGCACCGGGCGCTGGCGAAGGTCCTGGAGTATCCGGCCGGCCGGATACGCGTGATCGCCACGCCCGTGGGGGGCGGCTTCGGCGGCAAGTCCGATCCCTTTGCCCACGAGATCGTGGCCGCCAAGCTGTCGATGCTGACGGGCCGGCCGGTGAAGATCACCTGCACCCGCGAGGAGGTCTTCTACCTCCACCGGGGGCGGCATCCGGAGCTGCTGTGGGTGCGGACCGGCTTCACCCGCGACGGCCGCATCACCGCCATGCACTTCAAGGCCTTTCTGGACGGCGGGGCCTACGGTTCCTACGGCGTTGCCACCCTGTACTACGCCGGAGCACTGCAGACCACCACATACCGGATCCCCGCCTACCGCTTCGAGGGCCTGCGCGTCTTCACCAACAAGCCGCCCTGCGGCCCCAAGCGCGGCCACGGCACGCCGCAGGCGCGGTTCGCCCTGGAGGTGCACCTGGACCGGGCGGCCGCCGATTTGGGACTGGACCCCGTGGAGCTGCGGCGCCGCAACCTGGTGGAGCCCTACTCCATGACGGTCAACCACCTGCGCATCACCTCGTGCGGGCTGCGGGAGTGTATCGACCGGGTGGTGGAGGCGTCGGGTTACCTGGAACGGCGCGGCCGGCTGGGACCCGGCCGCGGGCTGGGGTTTGCGGTGAGCGCCTACCTCTGCGGCGCCGCCCTGCCCATCTACTGGAACGAGATGCCGCAGTCGGAGGTGCAGATCAAGATCGACCGGGGCGGCGGTGTCACCGTCTACTCCATGGCCATCGACATCGGCCAGGGCTCCGATACGGTGCTGGCTTCCGCGGTCGCTGAGGTGCTGGGCCTCGATCCGGCGGAGGTGGCGCTGGTGACGGCCGACACCGACCTTACCCCGATCGACCTGGGGGCCTATTCCAGCCGCGTGACTTTCATGGCCGGCAATGCGGCGGTGGAGGCCGCCCGCCAGATGCGCGGGCGGATCTTCCAGGCCGTGGCCGAGAAGCTGGAGGTGCCGGTGGAGCTGCTGGCGGCGCGCGGCGGGCGCATCTTCAACATGGAGAAACCGGAGCTTGGCCTGGAGTGGGTCGAGGCCGTGCGCGTCGCCGAGGCGCGTTGGGGCCTGCTGCTCACCTCCGGCTCGTACCGGCCCCCCCGGCTGGCCGGCCCGTACAAGGGCTCGGGCGTGGGACCCTCCCCTGCCTACTCCTACACCGCCTGCGTGGCCGAGGTCACCTGCGACGCCGAGACTGGCTGGGTCACCGTCGACCGGGTCTGGCTGGCCCACGACATCGGCCGGGCGATCAACCCCCTGCTGGTCGAAGGGCAAATCGAGGGCAGCGTCTACATGGCGCTGGGCGAGGCCCTGATGGAGGAGCAGGTCTTCCGACGGGGCGTCCACAAATTCCCGTCGATGCTGGAGTATAAGAGCCCGACGACGCTGGAAGCGCCCGAGATTCACTCCTTCCTGGTCGAGAGCGTCGACCCCGAAGGGCCGTTTGGGGCCAAGGAGGTCGGACAGGGGCCCCTGCTGCCCGTCGTTCCCGCGGTGGTCAACGCGGTGGCCGACGCCCTGGGCGTGCGCATCGACGAGGTCCCCCTCACCCCCGACAAGGTGCGCGCCGCCCTGGCCGACCGCGAGCGGGGCGGGCCCGGCCGTGTCGGGCCCAGGGGGGTCCCGGCGGTGCGCTTCAAGGATCCGATCCGGGTGCAGCCGCCATGA
- a CDS encoding ABC transporter ATP-binding protein, whose translation MLQVDGLDVAYGDLQTLWGVSFTVNAGELVALVGANGAGKTTTLRAVSGLLRPRAGSIRFNGESIGGLGAHHITARGIAHVPEGRQLFPLMTVEENLLLGSYTPRGRRTRRQSLERVYEIFPVLRERRRQDAGTLSGGEQQMLAIARALMSAPILLLLDEPSLGLAPIVVRNVFNVIAQIRRQGTTVLLVEQNVKQALAIADRAYVLENGRITLQGAGRKLLDRDDVRRAYLGV comes from the coding sequence ATGCTGCAGGTTGACGGCCTGGACGTGGCCTACGGGGACCTGCAGACGCTGTGGGGCGTTTCCTTCACCGTCAACGCCGGTGAGCTGGTGGCGCTGGTGGGGGCCAACGGCGCGGGCAAGACCACGACCCTGCGGGCCGTCTCCGGTCTGCTCCGTCCCCGCGCCGGGTCCATCCGCTTCAACGGGGAGAGCATCGGCGGGCTGGGCGCGCACCACATCACCGCCCGGGGGATCGCCCACGTGCCGGAAGGGCGACAGCTCTTCCCGCTGATGACGGTCGAGGAGAACCTCCTCCTGGGTTCCTACACCCCCCGCGGCCGGCGCACGCGGCGGCAAAGCCTGGAGCGCGTCTACGAGATCTTTCCCGTGCTGCGAGAGCGGCGGCGGCAGGACGCAGGGACGCTGTCCGGCGGGGAGCAGCAGATGCTGGCCATCGCCCGGGCGTTGATGAGCGCCCCCATCCTGCTCCTGCTGGACGAGCCCAGCCTGGGGCTGGCTCCCATCGTCGTGCGCAACGTTTTCAACGTCATCGCGCAGATCCGCCGCCAGGGCACCACCGTCCTGCTGGTGGAGCAGAACGTGAAGCAGGCCCTGGCCATCGCCGACCGCGCCTACGTTCTGGAGAACGGCCGCATAACCCTGCAGGGCGCCGGCCGGAAGCTGCTGGACCGCGACGACGTGCGCCGCGCCTACCTGGGAGTTTGA
- a CDS encoding TetR family transcriptional regulator C-terminal domain-containing protein codes for MDDPLIRPKKAARRLAGSAGFSPLPPPRGAAALDEPAFTEKHIRLLRSTYRAMAERGVKRLSLREAASAAGVSKGILLYYFGSKENLILSTMRWVLGRVARRIQNAVLPARSAEEKVAAMIDSIFVDPRANRDFYLVFMDLLTYAARLDRFDRLNATFRHIVNGAYAQLIAEGIREGVFRVGDAAEAAAVVRAMMDGLFLQWLEEPQWEALHPQVRELCKRAVLGYLRGGAASRPGVESPA; via the coding sequence GTGGACGACCCGCTGATCAGGCCCAAGAAGGCGGCCCGTCGCCTGGCTGGCAGCGCGGGCTTCTCCCCACTGCCCCCACCTCGCGGCGCCGCGGCCCTGGACGAGCCCGCCTTCACGGAAAAGCACATCCGGCTGCTGCGCAGCACCTATCGGGCCATGGCCGAGCGGGGGGTGAAGCGCCTCTCCCTGCGGGAGGCCGCCTCGGCCGCCGGTGTGAGCAAGGGCATCCTGCTCTACTACTTCGGCTCAAAGGAGAACCTGATTCTCTCCACCATGCGCTGGGTGCTGGGGCGCGTGGCCCGCCGTATCCAGAACGCGGTCCTCCCGGCTCGTTCCGCCGAGGAGAAGGTCGCGGCGATGATCGATTCCATCTTCGTGGACCCCCGCGCCAATCGCGACTTCTACCTGGTGTTCATGGACCTGCTCACCTACGCGGCGCGCCTGGACCGGTTCGACCGCCTCAATGCCACGTTCCGCCACATCGTGAACGGAGCCTACGCGCAGCTCATCGCTGAAGGAATCCGGGAGGGGGTCTTCCGCGTGGGCGACGCGGCGGAGGCGGCCGCCGTGGTCCGGGCCATGATGGACGGCCTCTTCCTCCAGTGGCTGGAAGAGCCGCAGTGGGAAGCGCTGCACCCCCAGGTGCGCGAGCTCTGCAAGCGGGCGGTGCTCGGCTACCTGCGCGGCGGGGCCGCCTCCCGGCCCGGGGTCGAATCCCCGGCCTAG
- a CDS encoding AMP-binding protein: MATRGTSTEVPFFQSEVETLERPALRALQLERLRRLLEELVDANPFYRQKWQAAGVRPLQDIRGLDDLPRLPLTTKAELLADQEAHPPFGTVLTYPLERYSRLHLTSGSTGRPLRWLDTPRSWEWWCHCWGFVYAAAGVGPADRVFFPFSFGPFIGFWAGFDAATRLGALAVPGGGQDSALRLRTMQEIGATVLVCTPSYALRLAQVAREQGLDPAALPVRVTIHAGEPGASIPATKQRIERAWGARSFDHYGMTEVGAVGFECLARTGGLHLNESEFIAEVLDPATGETAAEGEGELVLTNLGRAGSPVIRYRTGDRVRLVTAPCPCGRTFARLDGGVLGRVDDMVVIRGVNVFPSAIEEIVRRHPAVDEFRIEVYRQDEMDRVRVLLEIDEGRHGAAVRDQTVAAVAEALRLSFGLRIETYAVAAGTLPRFELKAKRLVRI; this comes from the coding sequence ATGGCGACGCGCGGCACTTCCACCGAGGTTCCCTTCTTCCAGAGCGAGGTGGAGACGCTGGAGCGTCCCGCTCTGCGGGCGCTGCAGCTGGAGCGACTGCGCCGCCTGCTCGAGGAACTGGTCGACGCCAACCCGTTCTATCGGCAGAAGTGGCAGGCGGCGGGCGTGCGGCCGCTGCAGGACATCCGCGGACTCGACGACCTGCCACGCCTCCCCCTGACGACCAAGGCGGAGCTGCTGGCCGATCAGGAGGCTCACCCGCCCTTTGGTACGGTGCTCACCTACCCGCTGGAACGCTACAGCCGCCTCCACCTGACCTCCGGCTCCACCGGCCGGCCGCTGCGCTGGCTGGACACACCCCGCTCCTGGGAGTGGTGGTGCCATTGCTGGGGGTTCGTCTACGCCGCCGCCGGTGTCGGCCCCGCCGACCGCGTCTTCTTCCCCTTCTCCTTCGGCCCGTTCATCGGGTTCTGGGCTGGCTTTGACGCCGCGACCCGCCTGGGCGCCCTGGCGGTGCCGGGGGGAGGGCAGGACTCCGCCCTGCGCCTGCGCACTATGCAGGAGATCGGCGCCACTGTGCTGGTGTGCACACCCTCGTACGCGCTGCGCCTGGCCCAGGTGGCCAGGGAGCAGGGGCTTGACCCGGCGGCGCTGCCTGTGCGGGTGACGATCCACGCCGGCGAACCCGGCGCCAGCATCCCCGCCACGAAGCAGCGGATCGAGCGGGCCTGGGGCGCGCGCTCCTTCGACCACTACGGCATGACCGAGGTGGGCGCGGTGGGCTTCGAGTGCCTGGCCCGCACCGGCGGCCTCCACCTCAATGAGAGCGAGTTCATCGCCGAGGTCCTCGACCCGGCGACGGGTGAGACGGCGGCGGAGGGCGAGGGGGAACTGGTGCTGACGAACCTGGGCCGGGCGGGATCGCCCGTGATCCGGTACCGCACCGGCGACCGGGTCCGCCTGGTGACCGCGCCCTGTCCCTGCGGCCGGACCTTCGCCCGGCTGGACGGCGGCGTGCTGGGCCGGGTGGACGACATGGTGGTCATCCGGGGGGTTAACGTGTTTCCCAGCGCCATCGAGGAGATAGTGCGCCGCCACCCCGCCGTGGACGAGTTCCGCATCGAGGTCTACCGGCAGGACGAGATGGACCGGGTGCGGGTGCTGCTGGAGATCGACGAGGGGCGGCACGGGGCCGCTGTGCGGGACCAGACCGTGGCGGCCGTGGCCGAGGCTCTGCGCCTGAGCTTCGGGCTGCGGATCGAGACATATGCCGTAGCCGCGGGGACCCTGCCGCGGTTCGAGCTAAAGGCGAAGCGCCTGGTCCGCATATAG